One window of Nocardia nova SH22a genomic DNA carries:
- a CDS encoding DUF4254 domain-containing protein, translated as MATAYAGDNDTIGALPSVSVLLRAFRSSDAPPGDHPVLEAARQLVRCHELRLHAYRDAHAPQVTSARVASCSQTVDGIDRERAVLAERIDIWVADNIAHRAGASLHTETLGAVIDRMAGKWVAAQHAIGLGAATPPLEDVAGSALTGEAHLHWVRLAELADGYQDLIIDIAEHRRRLPVF; from the coding sequence ATGGCGACCGCATACGCCGGCGACAACGACACGATCGGCGCACTGCCCTCGGTATCGGTATTGCTGCGCGCATTCCGATCATCCGACGCGCCGCCCGGCGACCATCCGGTGCTCGAGGCCGCCCGGCAACTGGTCCGCTGTCACGAGCTGCGCCTGCACGCCTACCGGGACGCCCACGCACCGCAGGTGACGAGCGCCCGGGTCGCCAGCTGCAGCCAGACCGTCGACGGAATCGACCGGGAACGGGCCGTTCTGGCCGAACGCATCGATATCTGGGTGGCCGACAATATCGCCCACCGGGCGGGCGCCTCGTTACATACCGAAACCCTCGGCGCAGTGATCGACCGGATGGCGGGCAAATGGGTGGCCGCCCAGCACGCGATCGGCCTGGGCGCGGCGACTCCCCCGCTGGAGGACGTCGCCGGATCGGCGCTCACGGGCGAGGCACATCTGCATTGGGTGCGCCTGGCGGAGCTGGCCGACGGTTATCAGGATCTGATCATCGATATCGCAGAACACCGGCGCCGGCTGCCGGTGTTCTGA